From Sphingomonas nostoxanthinifaciens, a single genomic window includes:
- a CDS encoding IS6 family transposase, with the protein MRRYKPRSASPFRHFNSSPEVIRLVVMMYVRFPLSLRNVEDLLFERGIGVSHETVRHWWNRFGPLFASDIRRQRASRMRGFRHWRWHLDEVYVKINGETHYLWRAVDHEGEVLESYVTKARDKAVALRLMKKALKRHGSPQAITTDGLRSYGAAMDELGNREKQEIGRYANNRVENSYLPFRRRERAMLRFRQMRSLQKFASIHANIYNHFSLERHLVDRQTYKLRRSAALAEWQILAS; encoded by the coding sequence ATGCGCCGCTACAAACCCCGATCTGCGAGCCCATTCCGCCACTTCAACTCCTCGCCTGAGGTGATCCGGCTAGTGGTGATGATGTATGTGCGGTTCCCGCTCTCGTTGCGGAACGTGGAAGACCTGTTGTTCGAGCGTGGCATCGGCGTCAGCCATGAGACGGTGCGGCACTGGTGGAACCGGTTCGGTCCGCTGTTCGCCAGCGACATCCGCCGCCAGCGCGCGAGCCGGATGCGCGGGTTCCGCCATTGGAGGTGGCACCTCGACGAGGTCTACGTGAAGATCAACGGCGAGACGCACTATCTCTGGCGCGCGGTCGATCACGAAGGTGAGGTACTCGAGAGCTACGTCACGAAGGCCAGAGACAAGGCTGTCGCGCTCAGGCTCATGAAGAAGGCGCTGAAGCGCCATGGATCACCGCAGGCGATCACGACCGACGGCTTGCGCTCGTATGGAGCGGCGATGGACGAGCTTGGCAACCGCGAAAAGCAGGAGATTGGCCGCTACGCGAACAACCGGGTCGAGAACTCGTACCTGCCGTTCCGACGACGAGAGCGCGCGATGCTCCGGTTCAGGCAGATGAGGTCGCTCCAGAAGTTCGCCTCGATCCACGCTAACATCTACAATCACTTCAGCCTGGAACGCCACCTCGTCGACAGACAGACTTATAAGCTTCGCCGTTCGGCCGCGTTGGCTGAGTGGCAGATCCTCGCGAGCTAG
- a CDS encoding NUDIX hydrolase has translation MLQSAAIPYRIDDAGGVSLLLIRSRTRRRWIIPKGKIGARLLPSRSAEREAFEEAGVLGRIGHEPIGSYRQPAGNRAPLGESLLVQAYPLEVVDELSVWQEMHQRERRWFTVKEALRAVTDPEIKTLIRIFGSYARGLREAGPTGVAKVPPV, from the coding sequence ATGCTTCAATCGGCAGCGATACCCTATCGGATCGATGACGCAGGCGGGGTTTCTCTGCTGCTCATCCGTTCGCGAACCAGGCGGCGCTGGATCATTCCCAAAGGTAAGATAGGCGCTCGATTGCTGCCAAGCCGATCAGCAGAGCGCGAAGCTTTCGAGGAGGCGGGTGTTCTCGGACGGATCGGCCACGAGCCGATTGGGAGCTATCGGCAACCAGCAGGCAATCGCGCGCCTTTGGGCGAGAGTCTCCTCGTTCAGGCTTATCCACTGGAAGTCGTCGACGAGCTATCTGTGTGGCAGGAGATGCATCAGCGCGAACGCCGCTGGTTCACAGTGAAGGAGGCGCTCAGAGCGGTGACCGATCCGGAGATCAAGACGCTGATCCGAATTTTTGGTTCTTATGCGCGCGGTCTGCGAGAGGCCGGGCCGACGGGCGTTGCAAAAGTCCCTCCGGTCTAG
- the trxC gene encoding thioredoxin TrxC encodes MATTSTDALIVACPHCASLNRVPRERIGAGTCGRCKNALFAAKPVTITAANSDAHASRSDLPLLVDFWASWCGPCRQMAPAFEAAAQQLEPWVRLGNLDTEAEQAIAGRYAIRSIPTMILFRKGREVARQSGAMPQRAIVDWARSAI; translated from the coding sequence ATGGCAACGACATCGACCGACGCCCTGATCGTCGCCTGCCCGCATTGCGCGTCGCTCAACCGGGTGCCGCGCGAGAGGATCGGGGCCGGCACCTGCGGGCGCTGCAAGAACGCGCTCTTTGCTGCCAAGCCGGTCACGATCACCGCCGCCAATTCCGACGCCCATGCGTCGCGGTCGGACCTGCCACTGCTGGTCGATTTCTGGGCCTCATGGTGCGGCCCATGTCGTCAGATGGCTCCCGCATTCGAGGCGGCCGCCCAGCAGCTTGAGCCGTGGGTGCGGCTCGGAAATCTCGATACCGAAGCCGAGCAGGCCATCGCAGGTCGCTATGCTATTCGGTCGATCCCGACGATGATCCTGTTTCGCAAAGGGCGTGAAGTAGCGCGGCAGTCCGGCGCGATGCCGCAGCGAGCGATCGTGGATTGGGCGCGCAGCGCGATCTGA
- a CDS encoding alpha-ketoglutarate-dependent dioxygenase AlkB has translation MSAAFADLFDTPLLPGLASSDAFLSETEEQALIAQIDAQTLEPFRFQGWLGKRLTTSFGWSYDFDRGAFDRADPIPEWLKPVKARAAAFAGLPDDDLVQALLIRYDPGAGIGWHRDRPVFEHIVGISLGVPATMRFRRHRGGGFERVSAPLAPRSVYHLSGEARHEWEPSIAEMEVTR, from the coding sequence ATGTCCGCCGCGTTCGCAGATCTCTTCGATACCCCGCTCCTCCCGGGCCTGGCGTCATCGGATGCTTTCCTGAGCGAGACCGAAGAACAGGCGCTGATCGCGCAGATCGACGCACAGACGCTGGAGCCTTTCCGGTTTCAGGGCTGGCTCGGCAAGCGCCTCACGACATCGTTCGGCTGGTCTTATGATTTCGATCGCGGCGCGTTCGATCGGGCCGATCCGATCCCCGAGTGGCTGAAGCCCGTCAAAGCGCGCGCGGCTGCGTTCGCCGGCCTTCCCGATGACGACCTCGTCCAGGCGCTCCTCATCCGCTACGATCCGGGCGCCGGCATCGGTTGGCACCGCGACCGCCCGGTCTTCGAGCACATCGTCGGCATCTCGCTGGGCGTGCCCGCGACGATGCGTTTCCGGCGGCACCGCGGTGGCGGGTTCGAGCGCGTCTCCGCGCCGCTTGCGCCCCGGTCGGTCTACCACCTGAGCGGCGAAGCCCGGCACGAGTGGGAGCCTAGTATCGCCGAGATGGAAGTGACGCGCTGA
- a CDS encoding alpha/beta hydrolase, which translates to MVLVHGYGSNGDDLISLAAMIQPTLPTVAFVAPNAPSLLPHMADARQWWPIESFSATERATGAAAAAPGLDAFLTKELEDADLGADRLLLVGFSQGTMMALHVGLRRANTLAGIIGISGMLVAPDSLHAEIRSRPPVLLIHGTADDVVPFRSLDLATKALTAAQVPVETHVSKGVGHTVGQDGLAAAATFAARVLV; encoded by the coding sequence GTGGTGCTCGTGCATGGCTACGGCTCTAACGGTGACGATCTGATCTCGCTTGCCGCGATGATCCAACCGACACTTCCGACCGTCGCTTTCGTGGCACCCAACGCCCCGTCGCTGCTGCCACATATGGCCGATGCTCGTCAGTGGTGGCCGATCGAGAGTTTCTCGGCGACGGAGCGTGCGACGGGTGCCGCGGCTGCCGCGCCGGGTCTCGATGCGTTCCTGACGAAGGAGCTGGAAGATGCCGACCTCGGGGCCGATCGCCTCCTGCTGGTCGGGTTCAGCCAGGGCACGATGATGGCGCTGCACGTCGGCTTGCGCCGTGCGAACACCCTGGCAGGGATCATCGGCATCTCGGGCATGCTCGTCGCGCCAGACTCCTTGCACGCCGAGATCCGCAGTCGTCCACCCGTGCTGCTGATCCATGGCACGGCCGACGATGTCGTGCCGTTTCGGTCGCTGGATCTGGCGACCAAGGCATTGACCGCCGCACAGGTGCCCGTCGAGACGCATGTCTCGAAGGGCGTGGGCCATACGGTCGGCCAGGACGGGCTCGCCGCCGCCGCGACGTTCGCGGCACGGGTGCTCGTCTGA
- a CDS encoding glutathione S-transferase family protein, with protein MITVHHLNFSRSTRVLWLLEELGLKYELIAYERDQNFRAPPALATVHPLGKAPILVDDDLVLAESGTILRYLEQKYGDGRLVPAPGTPDRAVHDEWLDFVESSAALPAMLTLLGAKTGGLSAGLAGFTAPELQKTLSYISDRVADRTYLMGDRLTLVDIQMSYLLATLRNAKQLDAFPAVAAYLGRLEDTAGLKKAIEVGGPMSPGARA; from the coding sequence ATGATCACGGTCCATCATCTCAATTTCTCGCGGTCGACGCGCGTGCTCTGGCTGCTCGAGGAGCTGGGCTTGAAGTACGAGCTGATCGCCTACGAGCGCGATCAGAACTTCCGTGCCCCGCCGGCGCTGGCCACCGTCCACCCGCTGGGCAAGGCGCCTATCCTCGTCGACGATGATCTGGTGCTCGCCGAATCCGGCACGATCCTGCGCTACCTCGAGCAAAAATATGGCGATGGGCGGCTGGTGCCGGCGCCCGGCACGCCCGATCGCGCGGTCCATGATGAGTGGCTGGATTTCGTCGAGAGTTCGGCAGCGCTTCCCGCCATGCTAACGCTCCTTGGCGCGAAAACTGGTGGCCTGTCGGCGGGCCTCGCCGGCTTTACGGCGCCCGAGCTGCAGAAGACCCTCTCCTACATCTCCGATCGGGTGGCGGATCGCACCTATCTCATGGGCGATCGTCTGACCCTAGTCGACATCCAGATGAGCTACCTGCTGGCGACGCTCCGCAACGCCAAGCAGCTGGACGCTTTCCCGGCGGTGGCCGCATATCTCGGCCGGTTGGAGGATACCGCCGGCTTGAAGAAGGCGATCGAGGTCGGCGGTCCGATGTCGCCGGGCGCGCGTGCTTGA
- the rpsU gene encoding 30S ribosomal protein S21, which yields MQIIVRDNNVDQALRVLKKRLQRERVYREMKLRRHYEKPSEKRERAAAISRARKAGRKRAERDK from the coding sequence ATGCAGATCATCGTCCGCGACAACAATGTCGATCAAGCACTGCGCGTCTTGAAAAAGCGGCTCCAGCGTGAGAGGGTCTACCGCGAGATGAAGCTTCGCCGGCACTATGAAAAGCCGTCAGAGAAGCGCGAGCGCGCTGCGGCTATCAGCCGTGCTCGGAAAGCTGGCCGCAAGCGGGCCGAACGGGACAAGTAA
- the xth gene encoding exodeoxyribonuclease III, whose product MKIATYNVNGVNGRLAVLLRWLEEAQPDVVVLQELKAPQDKFPEEAVRKLGYDVIWHGQKSWNGVAMLSRIGEIHETRRGLPDDPDPSQSRYIEAAVNGVLIAGFYLPNGNPRPGPKFDYKLAWFRQLIEHAKTLLQTGAPMVLAGDFNVMPTDRDVYKPERWLDDALFAPEVRAAFFELLEQGWTDALRSVHRDETIYTFWDYFRNAYARNAGLRIDHFLLSPALADRLVDAQVDRHVRGWEKTSDHAPVWIELADKPPKRRRQPRSANQSA is encoded by the coding sequence GTGAAGATTGCAACCTACAATGTGAATGGCGTCAACGGCCGACTGGCAGTCCTCTTGCGCTGGCTTGAAGAGGCGCAGCCGGACGTCGTCGTCCTGCAGGAACTGAAGGCGCCCCAGGACAAGTTTCCGGAAGAAGCGGTGCGCAAGCTTGGATACGATGTCATCTGGCACGGCCAGAAAAGCTGGAACGGCGTCGCGATGTTGAGCCGGATCGGGGAGATCCATGAGACCCGACGCGGTTTGCCGGACGATCCGGATCCCTCGCAAAGCCGGTACATCGAGGCCGCGGTGAACGGCGTTCTGATCGCCGGGTTCTATCTGCCGAACGGCAACCCGCGCCCAGGGCCGAAGTTCGATTACAAGCTCGCCTGGTTTCGCCAGCTGATCGAGCATGCGAAGACGTTGCTCCAAACGGGCGCGCCCATGGTTCTCGCCGGCGACTTCAACGTGATGCCGACCGATCGCGATGTCTACAAGCCGGAGCGCTGGCTGGATGATGCCCTCTTCGCCCCCGAGGTCCGGGCCGCCTTTTTCGAGCTCCTTGAGCAGGGATGGACGGACGCCTTGAGATCGGTCCATCGGGATGAGACGATCTATACGTTCTGGGACTATTTCCGGAACGCATATGCCCGCAACGCCGGCCTTCGCATCGATCACTTCCTGTTGAGCCCGGCTCTCGCCGATCGGCTCGTCGACGCACAGGTCGACCGCCACGTGCGAGGCTGGGAAAAGACCAGCGACCACGCCCCGGTGTGGATCGAACTGGCGGACAAACCCCCTAAGCGGCGCCGTCAGCCGAGATCGGCGAACCAGTCGGCGTAG
- the ku gene encoding non-homologous end joining protein Ku yields the protein MAARPYWRGQIRLALVSIPVEIYSATKSGAAVAFHQIYEPTGQRIKYEKTVPGIGPVDVDKIIKGFEYEKGEYVLLDEKEIEGVKLESKKTLELTQFVDSHDIDPIYFEKPYYVVPADDLAEEAFVVLREALKRSHKIGLGQLAMRGREYVVSIKGCGRGIIMETLRYADEVHKAASYFRDIGDTKPDEDLLDLAQTLIDKKTGKFDAADFHDRYVDALKDLIERKKKGKTITIEDDKGSDPRGSNVVDLMAALKKSLGTGGSTSATAKAPAKKPAAKKPAAPKKAAAKPEAKAPARKRA from the coding sequence ATGGCGGCACGACCCTATTGGCGCGGACAGATCCGTCTCGCGCTCGTCTCGATCCCGGTCGAGATCTATTCGGCGACGAAGAGCGGCGCCGCCGTGGCTTTCCACCAGATCTACGAGCCGACGGGGCAGCGGATCAAATATGAGAAGACGGTGCCCGGCATCGGCCCCGTTGATGTCGACAAGATCATCAAGGGCTTCGAATATGAGAAGGGCGAATATGTCCTGCTCGACGAGAAGGAGATCGAGGGCGTCAAACTCGAGAGCAAGAAGACGCTGGAGCTGACCCAGTTCGTCGACAGCCACGACATCGATCCGATCTACTTCGAGAAGCCCTATTATGTCGTGCCGGCCGACGACCTGGCCGAGGAGGCGTTCGTCGTGCTTCGCGAGGCGCTGAAGCGCAGCCACAAGATCGGCCTCGGCCAGCTGGCGATGCGCGGCCGCGAATATGTCGTCAGCATCAAGGGCTGCGGCCGCGGCATAATCATGGAGACGCTGCGCTACGCCGACGAGGTCCATAAGGCGGCGAGCTACTTCCGCGACATCGGCGACACCAAGCCTGACGAGGATCTCCTCGATCTCGCCCAGACGCTGATCGACAAGAAAACCGGCAAGTTCGACGCGGCCGATTTCCACGATCGATACGTCGACGCGTTGAAGGATCTGATCGAGCGCAAGAAGAAGGGCAAGACGATCACGATCGAGGACGACAAGGGCAGCGACCCGCGTGGGTCGAACGTCGTCGACCTGATGGCCGCGCTGAAGAAGTCGCTCGGGACGGGGGGCAGCACCAGCGCCACCGCTAAGGCACCCGCGAAGAAGCCTGCCGCGAAGAAACCCGCTGCGCCCAAGAAGGCCGCGGCGAAGCCGGAGGCGAAGGCTCCGGCCCGCAAGCGTGCCTGA
- a CDS encoding DUF3606 domain-containing protein, translating to MADDKTNRGPQDALRINIHEDYEVEYWTKKFGVSRAELEAAVGKAGVIADAVARELGKAPA from the coding sequence ATGGCAGACGACAAGACCAACCGCGGCCCGCAGGATGCTTTGCGGATCAACATCCACGAGGACTATGAGGTCGAATACTGGACAAAGAAGTTCGGTGTGAGCCGCGCAGAGCTCGAGGCGGCCGTCGGAAAGGCGGGGGTTATCGCGGACGCAGTCGCCCGTGAACTGGGCAAAGCGCCCGCTTGA
- a CDS encoding SDR family oxidoreductase gives MDTRDTTRRQMIATAALGAAAATVAAPAAAREGDPAELRGGKQDPRSKYPKPPFKSQSQPWPGLASRMDPKPDHGETSYVGSGRLRARKALITGGDSGMGRAAAIAFAREGADVAINYLSEEEPDAREVVALIRQAGQKAIAIPGDIRNESFCSQLVAQAVSGLDGLDIVVSNAARQQSIPSILDLTTEEFDRTMKTNIYAPFWIIKAALPHLEPGSAIIGTTSEQAYNPDPDLYVYAQTKAATMNYVKSLAKQLGPKGIRVNGVAPGPIWTPLQVSGGASQGKLVTFGATTPLGRPGQPAELAGIFVRLAEDDGSYTTGNIYGAGGGQGQP, from the coding sequence ATGGACACACGTGACACAACACGACGCCAGATGATCGCAACGGCTGCGCTCGGCGCCGCTGCTGCGACGGTGGCGGCCCCGGCAGCTGCCCGGGAGGGCGACCCCGCCGAGTTGCGAGGCGGTAAGCAAGATCCACGCAGCAAATACCCTAAGCCTCCATTCAAATCGCAGTCGCAGCCTTGGCCAGGTCTCGCCAGCCGGATGGATCCCAAGCCGGATCATGGTGAGACGAGCTACGTGGGATCAGGTCGGTTGCGGGCCCGCAAGGCGCTGATTACCGGCGGCGACTCCGGCATGGGACGAGCGGCGGCGATCGCCTTCGCGCGCGAAGGCGCCGACGTCGCCATCAACTATCTTTCCGAAGAGGAGCCGGATGCACGCGAGGTCGTGGCTCTGATCCGCCAGGCTGGCCAGAAGGCGATCGCCATCCCCGGTGACATCCGAAACGAGAGTTTCTGCAGCCAACTCGTGGCGCAGGCGGTCTCCGGTCTAGATGGTCTGGACATTGTGGTCAGCAACGCCGCGCGGCAGCAGTCCATCCCGTCGATCCTTGACCTCACGACCGAGGAGTTCGATCGGACGATGAAGACTAACATCTATGCGCCGTTCTGGATCATCAAGGCCGCGCTTCCGCATCTGGAGCCGGGATCGGCGATCATCGGCACGACGTCCGAGCAGGCCTATAATCCCGATCCGGACCTCTACGTCTATGCGCAGACGAAGGCGGCGACGATGAACTATGTGAAATCGCTCGCCAAGCAGCTCGGACCCAAGGGCATCCGCGTGAACGGTGTCGCGCCTGGTCCGATCTGGACGCCGCTGCAGGTCTCCGGCGGCGCCAGCCAGGGCAAGCTCGTGACATTCGGCGCTACGACGCCCCTTGGTCGACCGGGTCAACCGGCCGAACTCGCCGGCATCTTCGTGCGCCTTGCCGAGGATGACGGCAGCTACACCACCGGCAACATTTATGGTGCGGGCGGCGGGCAGGGTCAGCCGTGA
- a CDS encoding DUF4142 domain-containing protein, with translation MSITKSFAIALLVTALASTSATAQEAGSRQTREYVQAAGESDTFEIMEAQTALAQSSDPKVTAFGRDMIHDHGETSRKLSEAAEGAGLKPPPIAVGAGQSPFLAALQSARGREFDKTYWRQQALAHHSALTTAQQYADHGDSPAIREAANASIPMIRRHLAMAEHMVQSVESGS, from the coding sequence ATGTCCATCACGAAGTCCTTCGCGATCGCGCTGCTCGTTACCGCCTTGGCGTCGACGTCTGCTACCGCTCAGGAGGCCGGTTCCCGCCAAACCCGCGAATACGTCCAGGCGGCCGGCGAGTCCGACACGTTTGAGATCATGGAAGCGCAAACGGCGCTGGCGCAGAGCTCCGATCCGAAGGTGACCGCCTTCGGTCGCGATATGATCCATGATCATGGCGAGACGAGCCGGAAGCTTAGCGAAGCCGCGGAGGGGGCAGGGCTGAAGCCCCCACCGATCGCGGTGGGGGCGGGTCAGTCGCCCTTCCTCGCGGCGCTCCAGAGTGCGCGGGGCCGGGAGTTCGACAAGACCTACTGGCGGCAGCAGGCTCTCGCTCATCACTCCGCGCTCACGACGGCGCAGCAATATGCCGACCACGGCGACAGCCCGGCGATCCGGGAGGCCGCGAACGCCAGCATTCCTATGATCCGACGGCATCTCGCGATGGCAGAACACATGGTCCAGTCGGTCGAGAGCGGATCCTGA
- a CDS encoding HAD family hydrolase, producing the protein MTIEVVLFDIDGTLVDSNEQHVNAWVFAFREAGHPQELDDIRAQIGKGGDLLVPELLPDVDDAVRKGISERQGDYFKDMYLDNVGPFEGAAALIKRVHASGRKVVLASSAKRDELDHYVGLMGIEACLAATTSIDDVETSKPEPDLFALAIGKVGVEPSNALVVGDTIYDVDAALRAGIATVGVTSGPFDESQLKEAGAIAVFADVASILRDFDQSPLAR; encoded by the coding sequence ATGACGATCGAAGTGGTTCTTTTCGACATCGATGGCACGCTCGTCGACAGCAACGAGCAGCATGTGAACGCTTGGGTGTTCGCTTTCCGCGAGGCGGGCCATCCCCAGGAGCTTGACGATATTCGAGCCCAGATCGGCAAGGGCGGCGACCTGCTCGTTCCCGAGCTTCTACCGGACGTCGACGACGCAGTCCGCAAGGGCATTTCCGAGCGGCAGGGTGATTACTTCAAGGACATGTATCTCGATAACGTGGGCCCCTTCGAAGGGGCCGCCGCCCTGATCAAGCGGGTTCACGCCAGCGGGCGCAAAGTCGTGCTAGCCTCGTCAGCCAAGCGGGATGAGCTCGACCATTATGTCGGACTGATGGGCATCGAGGCCTGCCTTGCGGCGACGACAAGCATCGACGACGTCGAAACGTCCAAGCCCGAGCCCGACCTCTTCGCCCTGGCGATCGGGAAGGTCGGTGTTGAACCTTCGAATGCGTTAGTGGTGGGCGATACCATCTACGACGTAGACGCGGCACTGCGGGCTGGCATCGCAACGGTGGGCGTCACCTCCGGACCATTTGACGAGAGCCAGCTTAAAGAGGCAGGAGCGATTGCTGTGTTCGCCGACGTCGCATCCATTCTTCGCGATTTCGATCAATCGCCGCTCGCGCGGTGA
- a CDS encoding phage portal protein, whose translation MTKLARAHFDSTACDAAGRHNFCGLQLQAARTIVISGAVLARRRWRRASDGLPVPFQLQILEPDYINMQFSAPRRQHGQCPVAQTSLEPRGAAVSLLVCATKSKTCPN comes from the coding sequence CTGACGAAGCTCGCACGGGCTCATTTCGACAGCACGGCATGCGACGCGGCCGGCCGGCACAACTTCTGTGGCCTTCAGCTGCAGGCCGCGCGCACGATCGTCATCAGCGGCGCCGTTCTCGCGCGCCGGCGTTGGCGCCGCGCGTCGGATGGGCTGCCTGTCCCCTTCCAGCTGCAGATTTTGGAGCCCGATTACATCAACATGCAGTTCTCGGCGCCACGGCGCCAGCATGGTCAATGCCCAGTAGCGCAGACCTCCCTCGAACCGCGTGGAGCCGCCGTTTCGTTGCTGGTTTGCGCGACGAAGTCTAAGACATGCCCGAATTAG
- a CDS encoding c-type cytochrome, whose amino-acid sequence MPANLRFVIMLFALAALAAPFSVYFIERQDQQTARTQAKTMTGGHVAAGEIAVDRVGCSACHRFSSVCGTAGKVGPSLTDVAVRAEIAGRLANTPDDMLLWLRHPQQIALGSGMPDQDLGERDARDIAAYLYTLRR is encoded by the coding sequence ATGCCCGCTAACCTGCGCTTCGTGATCATGCTCTTTGCCCTTGCCGCTTTAGCCGCGCCCTTCTCTGTCTATTTCATCGAACGGCAGGATCAGCAAACGGCACGCACGCAGGCCAAAACCATGACTGGCGGGCATGTCGCAGCAGGCGAGATTGCTGTCGACCGGGTAGGCTGCAGCGCGTGCCATCGATTTTCTTCGGTTTGCGGAACCGCCGGCAAGGTTGGTCCCTCGCTCACGGACGTTGCCGTTCGCGCCGAGATCGCGGGGCGCTTGGCAAATACGCCCGACGACATGCTGCTGTGGCTGCGCCACCCCCAGCAGATCGCTCTGGGTAGCGGTATGCCAGATCAGGATCTCGGCGAGCGCGATGCGCGCGATATCGCAGCCTATCTGTACACGCTGCGGCGCTAA
- a CDS encoding cytochrome c oxidase assembly protein, translated as MLFDRALANEGWHAVQHLSFLLSALLFWSAMIGHHGGRPRQTGARAVAALCLFATSIISGALGALMAFSQSPWYAGYARLGMAPFGLTPAEDQQLAGLIMWVPGGLVHAAVALVMVKAVLSPNRYAGATADAR; from the coding sequence GTGCTGTTCGACCGCGCTCTCGCTAACGAGGGATGGCACGCCGTCCAGCATTTGTCCTTTCTGCTAAGCGCGCTCCTCTTCTGGAGCGCGATGATCGGCCATCACGGAGGTCGGCCGAGACAAACCGGCGCGCGTGCGGTCGCGGCGTTGTGTCTGTTCGCGACCTCGATCATCTCGGGCGCGCTTGGCGCCCTGATGGCCTTCTCGCAAAGCCCTTGGTACGCTGGCTACGCGCGGCTTGGGATGGCGCCGTTCGGTTTGACCCCCGCGGAAGATCAGCAGCTTGCGGGGCTCATCATGTGGGTGCCGGGCGGACTGGTTCATGCCGCCGTCGCGCTTGTAATGGTCAAGGCCGTGTTGAGCCCGAACCGGTACGCAGGAGCGACCGCTGATGCCCGCTAA
- a CDS encoding DUF6771 family protein — protein MSRIDPVSALLNAPTWALLGLAVKDARLRERSANTVAATMLAKLDGDDRPDPCQLGFVL, from the coding sequence ATGTCTCGAATCGATCCTGTCAGTGCCCTCCTGAACGCTCCAACATGGGCATTGCTCGGCCTTGCCGTGAAGGATGCTCGCCTACGTGAGCGTTCCGCCAATACTGTGGCCGCCACGATGCTAGCCAAGCTCGATGGAGACGATCGACCTGATCCTTGTCAGTTAGGGTTCGTGCTGTGA
- a CDS encoding RNA polymerase sigma factor: MASGLLGAFLDLRSALLRYLMTRGASPDEAEDILQDVSLKLSSDVTGPIEQPRAYLYRMTNNHFLLHRRTACRRTRREEDWVDARSGDPPEIDDAPSAEARLMASQQLAILQRVLDGLPERTRHIFRRFRVEGEPQRQIAADIGISVSAVEKHLARAYEAILATRVQLDGDMTAPRHLKDEGGL; this comes from the coding sequence ATGGCAAGCGGGCTGCTCGGAGCCTTCCTCGATCTACGCTCGGCGCTGCTGCGTTATCTGATGACGCGCGGCGCATCGCCGGATGAGGCGGAGGACATTCTTCAGGACGTCTCGCTCAAGCTGTCCAGCGACGTGACGGGACCGATCGAACAGCCGCGCGCTTATCTCTATCGCATGACTAACAATCATTTCCTGCTGCACCGGCGCACAGCGTGTCGTCGGACGCGCCGCGAGGAGGATTGGGTCGATGCGCGTAGCGGCGATCCGCCCGAGATTGACGATGCACCATCAGCCGAAGCACGGCTCATGGCGAGTCAACAGCTAGCGATCCTGCAGCGTGTGCTGGACGGCCTGCCCGAGCGGACCCGGCACATTTTCCGCCGTTTTCGTGTGGAGGGCGAGCCTCAGCGGCAGATCGCAGCCGATATCGGCATCAGCGTGAGCGCGGTCGAGAAGCACCTCGCCCGCGCCTATGAGGCAATTTTGGCGACGAGGGTCCAGCTGGATGGGGACATGACCGCCCCGCGGCATCTCAAGGACGAGGGAGGCCTGTGA